GCAGCGCGGTGCTCACCGTGAACTCGCTGATCGGTGACGAGGAGGCGGGGCTGCCCGCCGGTACCCGGATCGTGGACGCGCCGTTCCTGGAGGGAGCGGTGGCGATCACCCTGACCTCCGCGGTCGGCGGGGACCTGGACTCGGTGCTCGCCGCCGCAGCGGACGCGCGGGACTACCGCAAGCGCTGAGCGGTCGCCGAGGACAGGGACGGCGGGACCAGCGGGAGGAGCGGCGGGTGGGCCCGCGGGAGCGCGGACGGGGTGCCGGGCGCGAGGACGCCCGTACCGCACAGGGCCCCGGCCTGGAGCCGGTCGAGTGCCGCGTCCACGGGGTGCGGGACCGGCCGGCCCTCGGCGTCGGTGCGCTGGTACTTGGTGAGGTTGAAGCCGAGGGCGAACTGGCGGGTGCCGTCGGCGCTGGACAGGGCGGTGGTGCCGCCGCCCCAGACCGAGCCGTCGTGGCCCCAGGCCGGGCCGCAGGGGGTGTCGAGGGTGTAGATGCCGAGTCCGTATCCGGCGATGACCCGCCCGTTCTCGTCCTTGACGGGCGTGGTCGTGCGCATCTCGCGGAGCTGGGCGGCGGGCAGCAGGCCGCCGCGGAGCAGGGTCCGGTAGAAGGTGTTGAGGTCCTGCGGGGTGGAGATCAGCGCCCCGGCCGTGCCCGCCATGGTCATGTTGTATTCGCTGTATTCGCTGGCGTCGCGGCGCGGGTCGACCAGCCCGTGGAGGTTCTCGTACAGCTTGGCGTGCGGGCCGCGGATCAGCGGGTCCGTCCCCGGGAAGTAGGTGTGGCGCAGCCCGGCGCGGCGGATGACGTCCTGGGCGATGACCTCCTCGGGGTCCCGGCCGGTGACCGTGCGCAGCAGCTCGCCGAGCAGGACGTAGTTGGTGTTCGAGTACGACCAGTCGGTGC
This is a stretch of genomic DNA from Streptomyces sp. NBC_00536. It encodes these proteins:
- a CDS encoding serine hydrolase domain-containing protein, which gives rise to MRPTGIARRTRLRNPAAAAALSLAFLATAAPVVTAAATAPAAEAAQPAAGVLDPAALTEELDAVHAAGMYGAYASVRDGAAEWNGATGVADLATGRPTRPDMEHRVGSVTKSFTAVAVLQQSAAGRIRLDAPVGDYLPALVPGERGRLITVRMLMNHTSGIADYVPQAFPSLALGSTASLDEYRHRTVRPAMLIAWGLGAPQLFPPGTDWSYSNTNYVLLGELLRTVTGRDPEEVIAQDVIRRAGLRHTYFPGTDPLIRGPHAKLYENLHGLVDPRRDASEYSEYNMTMAGTAGALISTPQDLNTFYRTLLRGGLLPAAQLREMRTTTPVKDENGRVIAGYGLGIYTLDTPCGPAWGHDGSVWGGGTTALSSADGTRQFALGFNLTKYQRTDAEGRPVPHPVDAALDRLQAGALCGTGVLAPGTPSALPRAHPPLLPLVPPSLSSATAQRLR